AGATGCTTGCGAAGTTTGTGAACGTGCTCATGCGCAAGGGCAAGAAGAGCACGGCAGAGGCTATTTGTTACAAGGCGCTCGATAGAATTCAGCAAAAAACAAACGGCGATCCGATCGCCATTTTTAAGAAGGCAATAGACAATTTAAAGCCTACGCTTGAAGTGAAGTCGCGACGGGTGGGTGGCGCCTCGTACCAGGTGCCGATCGAGGTGAAGCAGCCGCGCAAGATGTCGCTTGCATACCGCTGGCTCAGGCTC
The Nitrospirota bacterium DNA segment above includes these coding regions:
- the rpsG gene encoding 30S ribosomal protein S7; translated protein: MPRKSVVVKRESLPDPKYHSQMLAKFVNVLMRKGKKSTAEAICYKALDRIQQKTNGDPIAIFKKAIDNLKPTLEVKSRRVGGASYQVPIEVKQPRKMSLAYRWLRLYASQRPEKSMVDKLAGEILDASNNTGAAVKKKEDIHRMADANKAFAHYRW